Proteins co-encoded in one Acanthopagrus latus isolate v.2019 chromosome 10, fAcaLat1.1, whole genome shotgun sequence genomic window:
- the LOC119027194 gene encoding heterogeneous nuclear ribonucleoproteins C1/C2 isoform X3: MASSNVTNKTDPRSLNSRVFIGNLNTLLVTKADVEAIFSKYGKVVGCSVHKGYAFVQYSNERNARAAVAGEDGRMIVGQVLDINLAGEPKPHRSKTVKRSAGDMYSSSLDLDYDFQRDYYDRMYSYQSRVPPPPPPLSRAVIPSKRPRVSLSGGGSRRTKTSFSSSKSSQRSSRTMKVDDLQTIKRELTQIKHKVDYLLESLERMEKDHSKKSEMKSKPEPGEVSSLNSSTSSKKDDSLKRDRESQELNDSEDEGDLLEDDDEMKSRGREEDEEEEEGEQEEGEDDGDSANGDDS; encoded by the exons ATGGCCAGCAGCAACGTGACCAACAAGACCGACCCGCGCTCCCTCAACTCCCGCGTCTTCATCGGCAACCTCAACACCCTGCTGGTCACCAAGGCCGACGTGGAGGCCATCTTCTCCAAGTACGGCAAGGTCGTGGGCTGCTCCGTCCACAAGGGCTATGCCTTCGTCCAGTACTCCAATGAGAGGAACGCACGGGCCGCCGTGGCCGGCGAGGACGGACGCATGATCGTGGGACAGGTGCTAG ATATCAACCTGGCAGGCGAGCCGAAACCTCACAGATCGAAGACGGTGAAGCGTTCTGCGGGAGACATGTACAG TTCATCTCTTGACTTGGACTATGACTTTCAAAGAGATTACTACGATAG GATGTACTCGTACCAGTCCCGGgtgcctcccccccccccaccactgTCCCGTGCCGTCATCCCCTCGAAGCGTCCGAGGGTCAGTCTGAGCGGCGGAGGGAGCCGGCGGACCAAaaccagcttctcctcctccaagAGCAGCCAGAGGTCCTCCCGTACGA TGAAGGTGGACGACCTGCAGACCATCAAGAGAGAGCTCACGCAGATCAAACACAAGGTGGACTACCTGCTGGAGAGCCTGGAGCGCATGGAGAAGGACCACAGCAAGAAGTCGG AGATGAAGAGCAAGCCGGAACCAGGCGAGGTGTCCTCCCTcaactcctccacctccagcaagAAGGATGACAGCCTGAAGCGCGACAGAGAGAGCCAGGAGCTGAACGACTCTGAGGACGAGGGAGATCTGCTGGAGGACGACGACGAG atgaaaagcagagggagagaggaggacgaggaggaggaggagggcgagcaggaggaaggagaagacgACGGCGATAGCGCCAACGGAGACGACTCCTAA
- the LOC119027194 gene encoding heterogeneous nuclear ribonucleoproteins C1/C2 isoform X1, whose protein sequence is MSPHGHRLIALRRPSSLQQTHTGRQTSTEPSTDTMDWSSSSDSSLMASSNVTNKTDPRSLNSRVFIGNLNTLLVTKADVEAIFSKYGKVVGCSVHKGYAFVQYSNERNARAAVAGEDGRMIVGQVLDINLAGEPKPHRSKTVKRSAGDMYSSSLDLDYDFQRDYYDRMYSYQSRVPPPPPPLSRAVIPSKRPRVSLSGGGSRRTKTSFSSSKSSQRSSRTMKVDDLQTIKRELTQIKHKVDYLLESLERMEKDHSKKSEMKSKPEPGEVSSLNSSTSSKKDDSLKRDRESQELNDSEDEGDLLEDDDEMKSRGREEDEEEEEGEQEEGEDDGDSANGDDS, encoded by the exons ATGTCTCCACACGGTCACCGACTCATAGCTCTCCGACGACCCTCTTCTCTCCAACAGACtcacacaggcaggcagaccTCCACCGAGCCGAGTACAGACACAATGGA TTGGTCGTCGTCCTCCGACTCCAGCCTGATGGCCAGCAGCAACGTGACCAACAAGACCGACCCGCGCTCCCTCAACTCCCGCGTCTTCATCGGCAACCTCAACACCCTGCTGGTCACCAAGGCCGACGTGGAGGCCATCTTCTCCAAGTACGGCAAGGTCGTGGGCTGCTCCGTCCACAAGGGCTATGCCTTCGTCCAGTACTCCAATGAGAGGAACGCACGGGCCGCCGTGGCCGGCGAGGACGGACGCATGATCGTGGGACAGGTGCTAG ATATCAACCTGGCAGGCGAGCCGAAACCTCACAGATCGAAGACGGTGAAGCGTTCTGCGGGAGACATGTACAG TTCATCTCTTGACTTGGACTATGACTTTCAAAGAGATTACTACGATAG GATGTACTCGTACCAGTCCCGGgtgcctcccccccccccaccactgTCCCGTGCCGTCATCCCCTCGAAGCGTCCGAGGGTCAGTCTGAGCGGCGGAGGGAGCCGGCGGACCAAaaccagcttctcctcctccaagAGCAGCCAGAGGTCCTCCCGTACGA TGAAGGTGGACGACCTGCAGACCATCAAGAGAGAGCTCACGCAGATCAAACACAAGGTGGACTACCTGCTGGAGAGCCTGGAGCGCATGGAGAAGGACCACAGCAAGAAGTCGG AGATGAAGAGCAAGCCGGAACCAGGCGAGGTGTCCTCCCTcaactcctccacctccagcaagAAGGATGACAGCCTGAAGCGCGACAGAGAGAGCCAGGAGCTGAACGACTCTGAGGACGAGGGAGATCTGCTGGAGGACGACGACGAG atgaaaagcagagggagagaggaggacgaggaggaggaggagggcgagcaggaggaaggagaagacgACGGCGATAGCGCCAACGGAGACGACTCCTAA
- the LOC119027194 gene encoding heterogeneous nuclear ribonucleoproteins C1/C2 isoform X2, protein MDWSSSSDSSLMASSNVTNKTDPRSLNSRVFIGNLNTLLVTKADVEAIFSKYGKVVGCSVHKGYAFVQYSNERNARAAVAGEDGRMIVGQVLDINLAGEPKPHRSKTVKRSAGDMYSSSLDLDYDFQRDYYDRMYSYQSRVPPPPPPLSRAVIPSKRPRVSLSGGGSRRTKTSFSSSKSSQRSSRTMKVDDLQTIKRELTQIKHKVDYLLESLERMEKDHSKKSEMKSKPEPGEVSSLNSSTSSKKDDSLKRDRESQELNDSEDEGDLLEDDDEMKSRGREEDEEEEEGEQEEGEDDGDSANGDDS, encoded by the exons ATGGA TTGGTCGTCGTCCTCCGACTCCAGCCTGATGGCCAGCAGCAACGTGACCAACAAGACCGACCCGCGCTCCCTCAACTCCCGCGTCTTCATCGGCAACCTCAACACCCTGCTGGTCACCAAGGCCGACGTGGAGGCCATCTTCTCCAAGTACGGCAAGGTCGTGGGCTGCTCCGTCCACAAGGGCTATGCCTTCGTCCAGTACTCCAATGAGAGGAACGCACGGGCCGCCGTGGCCGGCGAGGACGGACGCATGATCGTGGGACAGGTGCTAG ATATCAACCTGGCAGGCGAGCCGAAACCTCACAGATCGAAGACGGTGAAGCGTTCTGCGGGAGACATGTACAG TTCATCTCTTGACTTGGACTATGACTTTCAAAGAGATTACTACGATAG GATGTACTCGTACCAGTCCCGGgtgcctcccccccccccaccactgTCCCGTGCCGTCATCCCCTCGAAGCGTCCGAGGGTCAGTCTGAGCGGCGGAGGGAGCCGGCGGACCAAaaccagcttctcctcctccaagAGCAGCCAGAGGTCCTCCCGTACGA TGAAGGTGGACGACCTGCAGACCATCAAGAGAGAGCTCACGCAGATCAAACACAAGGTGGACTACCTGCTGGAGAGCCTGGAGCGCATGGAGAAGGACCACAGCAAGAAGTCGG AGATGAAGAGCAAGCCGGAACCAGGCGAGGTGTCCTCCCTcaactcctccacctccagcaagAAGGATGACAGCCTGAAGCGCGACAGAGAGAGCCAGGAGCTGAACGACTCTGAGGACGAGGGAGATCTGCTGGAGGACGACGACGAG atgaaaagcagagggagagaggaggacgaggaggaggaggagggcgagcaggaggaaggagaagacgACGGCGATAGCGCCAACGGAGACGACTCCTAA
- the si:ch211-63p21.2 gene encoding FH1/FH2 domain-containing protein 1, whose amino-acid sequence MKESDQSKDNPLTWDFDQSWSSLLDPAARLCLNTLDFSDLWDEEDSTEDEGTSSTSESTACLRGPPAPPPLPPPPPPVPSLPSAPETGATIKCRTLKLHWRELQSLAPLPRTTRFGGQTIWAGLEPVHLDTNKLEYLFESKGGSTIFNVVSGKQKQPSVSVLAMKRSNIITIALSSLPPPRLLPPAIYSMDSSVLDREDVQRLQALIPTEEELCLIKEAKAQNPHSPLAPAELCLLTLGEIPHLNSRLQLWAFALDYDSLEREIAEPLFHLKLAMEQLSASQTFRCILATVLAIGNFLNGCKARGFELSYLGKLSQVRDTHTRQPLLHHVCVLLMQLYPQSSDLYSDITAVTKAGKCDYSLVQSNFSQLEAQCKASWEQLKILDKAEDKRKGGKAQKRRGGGEDEASAPEGSLRRRLPKILKEYEERLKVLRAVHRRVINRFHSFLLFLGYSKTMVRDTKAEDFCRTVSNFSLEYRTTRQAILLQRERERQKSGAESPGPNTPAARRKHQQTPSQECEEQRKLEEVLKTPESTPRLDFTLPRNRRRMTDIPGSQPRKLTW is encoded by the exons ATGAAGGAGTCGGACCAAAGCAAGGATAACCCCCTGACCTGGGATTTCGACCAGTCTTGGAGTTCACTGCTCGACCCGGCTGCTCGTCTTTGCCTCAACACTTTGGATTTCTCAGACCTCTGGGACGAGGAAGATAGCACAGAGGACGAGGGTACCAGCTCAACCAGTGAATCAACAGCATGCCTCAGAGGCCCTCCGgcaccccctcctcttcctccacctcctccacctgtcccaTCTTTGCCCTCAGCTCCCGAAACCGGTGCGACCATCAAATGCCGCACCTTAAAGCTGCactggagggagctgcagagtttagCCCCCCTTCCGAGGACGACCCGCTTTGGGGGACAGACTATTTGGGCCGGACTCGAGCCAGTCCATTTGGATACAAACAAACTGGAGTACCTGTTTGAATCTAAAGGCGGTAGCACCATTTTTAATGTGGTTTCTGGGAAGCAG AAGCAGccatcagtgtcagtgttggCGATGAAACGGAGTAACATCATAACCATCGCCCTGAGCAGCCTGCCCCCTccccgcctcctccctcctgctatCTACAGCATGGACAGCAGTGTGCTGGACAGAGAGGACGTTCAG CGGCTTCAAGCGCTGATCCCAACAGAAGAGGAGCTTTGCTTGATCAAGGAGGCCAAGGCCCAGAACCCCCACTCCCCTCTGGCCCCAGCTGAGCTCTGCCTGCTCACTTTGGGGGAAATCCCTCATCTGAACTCCAGGCTTCAGCTGTGGGCCTTCGCTCTGGACTACGACTCCTTAGAAAGG GAGATTGCAGAGCCTCTCTTCCATCTAAAGTTGGCCATGGAGCAGCTCTCAGCCAGCCAGACCTTCAGATGTATTCTGGCCACAGTGTTGGCGATCGGTAACTTTCTCAACGGATGCAAG GCCCGGGGTTTTGAGCTGAGTTACCTGGGGAAGCTGTCCCAGGTGAGGGACACGCACACCCGCCAGCCTCTGCTGCACCACGTCTGTGTGCTACTGATGCAGCTCTACCCGCAGTCGTCTGACCTCTactctgacatcactgctgtTACTAAAGCTGGCAAG TGCGACTACTCCCTCGTCCAGTCCAACTTCTCCCAGCTAGAGGCCCAGTGCAAAGCATCGTGGGAGCAACTCAAGATTTTGGACAAGGCAGAGGACAAGAGGAAAGGTGGAAAggcacagaagaggagagggggaggagaagatgaGGCCTCGGCACCCGAGGGCTCGCTCCGTCGCAGGTTGCCGAAGATTTTGAAAGAGTACGAGGAGAGGCTGAAGGTGCTGAGAGCCGTCCATCGCCGGGTCATCAACAG GTTCCACTCTTTCCTCTTGTTCCTCGGCTACTCCAAAACCATGGTGAGGGACACCAAAGCGGAGGACTTCTGCAGAACCGTCAGTAACTTCTCTCTGGAATACAGGACCACACGGCAGGCCatcctcctgcagagagagagggagagacagaaaagtggCGCCGAGAGTCCAGGCCCGAACACTCCCGCAGCCAGGAGGAAACATCAGCAAACTCCGTCACAG GAATGTGAGGAGCAACGTAagctggaggaggtgctgaAAACGCCTGAGTCCACCCCACGACTGGACTTCACACTGCCTCGAAACCGCAGGAGGATGACTGACATCCCAG GTTCTCAGCCACGGAAGCTGACGTGGTGA
- the si:ch211-63p21.1 gene encoding uncharacterized protein si:ch211-63p21.1, translated as MLRRESDSHGLFSSGETSDNDCEMGASCGEVDVACLCEAGPCTLYSEAHTPTPDTLLCEHCGKNRVMITRYSEGYGTEEECVLSDPQGESDADADIEDTDCRLQEPGSLQRISSRRRKRPRVARQDTTESEDDGGRSHRSHRWNLRLSPDRAHSRTILEESISQVRPLVICRPNVEGQKSPAEVPRGSRCLTSLWPSSVPLPLILLLLLPLSLSLVIVIVSFFLPWARA; from the exons atgctGCGGAGGGAATCTGACTCCCACGGCCTCTTTTCCTCCGGAGAGACATCTGACAATGACTGTGAG ATGGGGGCGAGCTGCGGCGAGGTGGATGTAGCGTGTCTGTGCGAGGCCGGTCCCTGTACACTTTATTCAGAAGCACACACGCCTACGCCG GACACGCTCCTGTGTGAACACTGTGGTAAAAACAGAGTAATGATAACCAGGTACTCCGAGGGATACGGCACAGAG GAGGAGTGCGTTCTGTCCGACCCTCAGGGGGAGAGCGATGCAGATGCTGATATAGAGGACACAGACTGCAG ACTCCAGGAGCCGGGTTCTCTCCAGCGAATCAGCTCGCGGCGGCGCAAGCGACCGCGGGTGGCTCGGCAGGACACCACCGAGAGCGAAGACGATGGCGGGCGGAGCCACAGGTCGCACCGCTGGAACCTCAGGCTCAGTCCTGACAGGGCGCACAGCAGGACCATACTGGAG GAGAGCATATCACAGGTCCGGCCACTGGTCATCTGCCGGCCAAACGTCGAGGGGCAGAAGAGTCCGGCGGAGGTTCCCCGAGGCTCCAGGTGTCTCACGTCCCTGTGGCCGTCCTCCGtccccctccctctcatcctcctcctcctgctgcccctctccctctccctcgtcATCGTCATcgtgtctttctttctcccgtGGGCCAGAGCTTGA